A genomic segment from Sandaracinaceae bacterium encodes:
- a CDS encoding ATP-binding protein codes for MTASDGSSTTDIIWGTGGGWQYITRRAAAPPLPPPRIRCTAPVFQRSRDRLPPALCAFRPPRRSPAAAGAADQRELGGDLRLPPSLQRPSHPRSALSVPGAPPRRLSRAASPAAAAAGDQRVLGGDLRLPPSIQQAALPPLHPGRAQRRHPGTRRRRQDFLATAIAHAACRHRFQVLMTRADDMLRKLDQSRMDNSRDALMIELTSVDLLVIDDFAIEPMTREESRDIYQLFVERNGRAATIIDMAATFSALSAGF; via the coding sequence GTGACAGCAAGTGACGGCTCGAGCACCACGGACATCATCTGGGGCACGGGCGGCGGCTGGCAGTACATCACCCGGCGGGCGGCCGCGCCGCCTCTCCCGCCGCCGCGTATCCGCTGCACGGCCCCCGTATTCCAGCGAAGCCGTGATCGGCTCCCCCCCGCGCTTTGCGCTTTCCGTCCCCCGCGCCGCTCTCCCGCCGCCGCGGGGGCGGCGGATCAGCGAGAGCTCGGCGGCGATCTCCGCCTCCCTCCCTCGCTTCAGCGTCCCTCACACCCGCGCTCCGCGCTTTCCGTCCCGGGTGCTCCCCCGCGCCGCCTCTCCCGCGCCGCCTCTCCCGCCGCCGCGGCGGCGGGGGATCAGCGAGTACTCGGAGGCGACCTCCGCCTCCCTCCCTCGATTCAGCAAGCTGCTCTGCCTCCGCTTCATCCCGGAAGGGCGCAACGCAGGCATCCTGGGACCCGTCGGCGTCGGCAAGACTTCCTCGCCACCGCCATCGCACACGCCGCCTGTCGGCACCGCTTTCAGGTCCTGATGACCCGCGCCGATGACATGCTCCGCAAGCTCGACCAGAGCCGCATGGACAACTCGCGGGACGCGCTGATGATCGAGCTCACCTCGGTCGACCTGCTCGTCATCGACGACTTCGCGATCGAGCCGATGACGCGGGAGGAGAGCCGCGACATCTACCAGCTCTTCGTCGAGCGCAACGGACGCGCCGCGACCATCATCGACATGGCGGCCACCTTTTCCGCGCTATCCGCCGGCTTCTAG